A genomic segment from Ptychodera flava strain L36383 chromosome 19, AS_Pfla_20210202, whole genome shotgun sequence encodes:
- the LOC139119158 gene encoding beta-galactoside alpha-2,6-sialyltransferase 1-like, whose product MDIRQLKVSLFVLSGTTFVTFILMSQCLRSPTEQNRYRQADYTSWKRKDPDVVFTYDLLSNLSILEMEKAIKSDVLPLESALFLLSRMNDSIFQVEEYIRRKRDHAIALCSSTNSSSGDIVSLTCSKSNVVPKMVNKTEQANKTMVESYENKRTFVSDDSRMAQLSKIEITLPDLKSQTVKKTFFLYDRQFKNSLMRKGNPFGIRYSGPDSRFKGSPNVSDVMCRMKNTNAVKTLTKETSPFKEINIAEHFPGKTFTEMYKFSRCAVVGSSFHLNQSGLGDAIDNHDAVLRFNDAPTVGFEKDVGTKTTFRVMNSRVFEKVCTKELPSCPNATLLIWKTGPYNGNLYKWYIQAKSRTLFSKYIAWRTAFPSQDIFLIHPKSLWLEWDTLAFFSTSQVKAVTPSSGFTGIVVLLGVCDTVDVYGYIGDDIPNYQCHYYDDIASCRGGQWHPTSNEKAIIKAANVRSSASVMTLKGYNKFNCTT is encoded by the exons ATGGACATTAGGCAGCTTAAGGTCAGCCTTTTTGTGTTGTCTGGCACAACGTTTGTGACTTTCATTCTTATGTCGCAATGCCTTCGTTCACCTACGGAGCAGAATCGCTATCGACAAGCTGACTATACGTCATGGAAGAGAAAAGACCCGGATGTTGTGTTCACTTATGACCTACTTTCCAATCTATCCATTCTCGAAATGGAGAAGGCTATAAAGTCCGATGTCCTTCCACTGGAAAGTGCCTTATTTCTGCTTAGCAGAATGAACGATTCGATCTTCCAAGTGGAGGAATACATCAGAAGGAAGAGAGACCATGCTATCGCGTTGTGCTCTTCCACAAACTCGTCGTCTGGGGACATTGTGTCATTGACATGCTCTAAGTCTAATGTTGTTCCAAAAATGGTCAATAAGACGGAGCAGGCGAACAAGACTATGGTTGAATCGTATGAGAACAAACGTACTTTCGTGTCGGACGACAGTCGCATGGCGCAGCTGTCAAAGATTGAAATCACGCTACCTGACCTGAAGAGCCAGACCGTCAAAAAAACATTCTTTTTATATGACAGGCAATTTAAAAATAGCCTCATGAGAAAAGGCAACCCATTCGGGATCCGCTACAGTGGTCCTGACTCACGATTCAAAGGATCTCCAAACGTGAGCGATGTAATGTGTAGGATGAAAAATACGAATGCGGTGAAAACACTGACAAAGGAGACATCACCCTTCAAAGAAATCAACATTGCTGAACATTTCCcaggtaaaacattcacagaaaTGTACAAGTTTAGTCGATGTGCCGTCGTTGGGAGTTCATTTCACCTTAATCAGAGTGGACTTGGCGACGCTATAG ATAACCATGACGCTGTTTTGAGATTTAACGACGCCCCCACAGTTGGCTTCGAAAAGGATGTTGGCACGAAGACGACCTTCCGTGTTATGAACAGCAGGGTGTTTGAGAAGGTGTGCACTAAAGAGTTACCGTCCTGTCCTAACGCCACATTGTTGATATGGAAGACTGGTCCATACAACGGTAATTTATACAAG tgGTACATACAAGCAAAAAGTCGTACTTTATTCTCAAAATACATCGCGTGGAGGACGGCTTTCCCGAGTCAAGATATCTTCCTCATACATCCTAAATCATTATGGTTGGAGTGGGACACTTTAGCATTTTTCAGCACCTCTCAGGTCAAAGCTGTTACCCCTTCATCAGGTTTCACGG GAATAGTGGTTTTACTTGGCGTTTGTGACACGGTTGACGTGTACGGCTATATCGGCGATGATATACCAAATTATCAGTGTCACTACTACGACGACATCGCATCCTGCAGAGGCGGCCAGTGGCACCCTACTTCAAACGAGAAAGCTATCATCAAGGCGGCCAACGTGCGATCTTCAGCGTCTGTGATGACCTTGAAAGGATACAACAAGTTCAACTGCACAACGTGA